A single genomic interval of Streptococcus suis harbors:
- the perR gene encoding peroxide-responsive transcriptional repressor PerR, which yields MELHSHLNAENQTAFEHVIQHLKEKGVRITETRKAVVAYIIDSDDHPSAEMIYKDLLPNYPNMSLATVYNNLKVLLEEGFVTELKRTNDTTTYYDFMGHEHLNVICEVCGKITDFMDVEIPSLKKEAHTQTGYKITKEVLSIYGICPDCQG from the coding sequence ATGGAACTACACTCTCACCTTAACGCAGAAAACCAAACTGCCTTTGAGCATGTTATTCAACACTTAAAGGAAAAAGGTGTTCGCATTACAGAAACACGTAAGGCTGTTGTAGCCTATATCATTGATAGCGACGATCACCCAAGTGCTGAAATGATATACAAAGACCTCCTGCCCAACTACCCTAATATGAGTTTGGCAACTGTCTATAACAACCTCAAAGTTCTCTTAGAAGAAGGATTTGTCACTGAACTCAAGCGTACCAATGACACGACAACCTATTATGATTTCATGGGCCACGAGCACCTCAATGTTATTTGTGAAGTCTGTGGAAAAATCACTGATTTCATGGATGTAGAAATCCCGAGCTTGAAGAAGGAGGCTCATACCCAAACTGGTTACAAAATTACAAAAGAGGTGCTATCCATCTACGGCATTTGTCCTGATTGTCAGGGGTAA
- the truA gene encoding tRNA pseudouridine(38-40) synthase TruA: MTRYKAIISYDGHDFSGFQRQPHARTVQEEIEKTLIRLNSGQPVTVHGAGRTDAGVHAYGQVIHFDLAGSRDAEKLRFALDTQTPEDIDVVQVEQVADDFHCRYAKHSKTYEFLVDIGRPKNPMMRHYATFYPYDLDLSLIEEAIQDLVGTHDFTGFTASGTSVEDKVRTITAASMEYDKRRQFLIFTFSGNGFLYKQVRNMVGTLLKIGNGRMPVGQIKRILAEKDRGLAGPTAAGNGLYLKEIIYED, encoded by the coding sequence ATGACACGATATAAGGCAATTATTTCCTACGACGGCCATGATTTTTCTGGTTTCCAGCGCCAGCCCCATGCCCGTACAGTTCAGGAAGAAATCGAAAAAACACTAATAAGACTAAACAGTGGCCAGCCGGTGACAGTGCATGGTGCGGGTCGGACAGACGCAGGAGTGCACGCTTATGGTCAGGTGATTCACTTTGACTTGGCTGGCAGTCGAGATGCTGAGAAGCTCCGCTTTGCCCTGGATACCCAAACACCTGAGGATATTGATGTGGTCCAGGTGGAGCAGGTGGCGGATGATTTTCATTGCCGCTATGCCAAGCACAGCAAGACCTACGAGTTTCTGGTGGATATCGGGCGGCCCAAGAATCCCATGATGCGCCACTATGCGACCTTCTATCCCTATGATTTGGATTTGAGCTTGATAGAAGAAGCCATTCAGGACTTGGTGGGGACCCATGATTTTACAGGTTTTACGGCTTCAGGAACCTCGGTCGAGGACAAGGTGCGGACCATTACGGCGGCAAGTATGGAATATGACAAGCGGCGACAGTTTTTGATTTTTACCTTTTCAGGCAACGGTTTTTTGTACAAGCAGGTGCGGAATATGGTTGGGACCTTACTGAAAATTGGCAATGGTCGGATGCCTGTGGGGCAGATTAAACGGATTTTGGCAGAAAAAGATCGTGGTTTGGCGGGACCGACTGCGGCAGGAAATGGTCTCTATCTAAAGGAGATTATCTATGAAGACTAA
- a CDS encoding bifunctional hydroxymethylpyrimidine kinase/phosphomethylpyrimidine kinase, which yields MKTKYILALSGNDIFSGGGLYADVTTYAVHKLHGFVAVTCLTAMTEKGFEVIPTDAAVFAQQLASVRDVPFSAIKIGLLPTVDIAEQALEFIKTHQEIPVVLDPVLVCKETHDTEVSQLRDELLKFLPYVSIITPNLAEAQLLLQKDIKTVEEMKQAAVALYDLGAKSVVIKGGNRLGDQQAVDVFYDGQEVVVLQSPLLSENNVGAGCTFASSIASQLLLGQEPLEAVRLSKDFVHAAIEKSDDYGVIQYEK from the coding sequence ATGAAGACTAAGTATATTTTGGCGCTTTCGGGTAACGATATTTTCAGCGGTGGCGGTCTCTATGCGGATGTGACCACCTACGCTGTCCACAAGCTGCATGGGTTTGTGGCGGTGACTTGCTTGACAGCTATGACGGAAAAAGGTTTTGAGGTCATTCCGACAGATGCGGCGGTCTTTGCCCAGCAGCTGGCTAGTGTGAGGGATGTGCCCTTTTCTGCGATTAAGATTGGCTTGCTTCCCACGGTGGACATAGCAGAGCAGGCTTTGGAGTTTATCAAGACTCACCAGGAGATTCCTGTGGTCTTGGATCCAGTCTTGGTCTGCAAGGAAACGCACGATACCGAGGTCAGCCAGTTGCGAGATGAACTCTTGAAATTCCTTCCCTATGTCAGCATTATCACACCAAATCTGGCAGAAGCTCAGCTATTGCTCCAAAAAGACATCAAAACGGTGGAAGAGATGAAGCAGGCGGCAGTGGCTCTCTACGACTTGGGAGCTAAATCAGTGGTCATCAAGGGTGGCAATCGCTTGGGCGATCAGCAGGCTGTGGATGTTTTCTACGACGGTCAGGAAGTGGTGGTGCTCCAGTCGCCTCTGTTGTCAGAAAACAATGTAGGGGCAGGCTGTACCTTTGCGTCCAGCATTGCCAGTCAGCTTTTGCTGGGTCAAGAGCCTTTGGAGGCGGTCAGACTGTCCAAGGACTTTGTTCATGCGGCGATTGAAAAATCAGATGATTATGGGGTGATTCAATATGAGAAATAA
- a CDS encoding ECF transporter S component: MRNKKTQELVLLAILTALSLVLAYFHLPTPSGFVTLLDVGVYFTAFYLGKKEGAIVGGLSGLLIDFLLGYPQWAFFSLLFHGAQGYFAGWTGKKRIFGLVLATLSMVGGYYLASRIYFNDLKAIESVFGNSMQNFVGMGLGFAVAKLVEKSGAINYVTR; this comes from the coding sequence ATGAGAAATAAGAAAACACAGGAATTAGTATTATTAGCTATCTTAACAGCCTTGAGCTTGGTCTTAGCCTACTTCCATTTGCCAACACCTTCGGGGTTTGTGACACTTTTGGATGTTGGGGTATATTTTACAGCCTTTTACTTGGGCAAGAAAGAGGGAGCTATTGTCGGCGGTTTATCTGGACTCTTGATAGATTTCTTGCTGGGCTATCCCCAGTGGGCTTTCTTTAGTTTGCTCTTCCACGGTGCTCAGGGTTATTTTGCGGGTTGGACAGGCAAGAAACGGATTTTCGGTCTAGTCTTGGCGACGCTCTCTATGGTTGGGGGCTACTACCTAGCATCTCGGATTTATTTTAATGACCTCAAAGCCATTGAAAGTGTTTTTGGCAATAGCATGCAAAACTTTGTCGGTATGGGCTTAGGGTTTGCAGTGGCTAAATTAGTTGAGAAAAGCGGTGCTATTAACTATGTCACTCGATAA
- a CDS encoding TIGR01440 family protein → MSLDKIKVQTQQVVQEVLELSNLQKGQIFVLGLSSSEVIGGHIGKNSSLEVGEVVVETILEILEPKGIYLAVQGCEHLNRALVVERELAIQKDLEIVNVLPTLHAGGSGQLAAFKYMKDPVEVEFITAQAGIDIGDTAIGMHIKHVQVPIRPSLREIGQAHVTALASRPKLIGGVRAAYQEDTIRKGS, encoded by the coding sequence ATGTCACTCGATAAAATCAAAGTTCAAACCCAGCAAGTTGTGCAAGAAGTCTTAGAGCTCAGCAATCTTCAAAAGGGGCAGATATTTGTCCTTGGCTTATCATCTAGTGAGGTCATTGGTGGGCATATTGGCAAAAATTCTAGTCTGGAAGTTGGTGAGGTGGTTGTTGAAACCATCTTGGAAATCCTGGAGCCAAAAGGTATCTATCTAGCTGTCCAGGGTTGCGAACACCTCAATCGTGCCTTGGTGGTGGAGCGGGAATTGGCAATCCAGAAGGATTTGGAAATAGTCAATGTCTTACCCACCCTCCATGCAGGTGGTTCTGGGCAGTTGGCGGCCTTCAAATATATGAAGGATCCGGTGGAAGTCGAGTTTATCACTGCACAGGCTGGTATAGACATCGGCGACACAGCTATCGGCATGCACATCAAGCACGTCCAAGTTCCGATTCGACCTAGCCTGCGTGAAATTGGACAGGCCCATGTCACCGCTCTCGCCAGCCGACCAAAACTAATCGGCGGAGTCCGAGCAGCCTATCAGGAAGATACCATACGGAAAGGTTCATAA
- a CDS encoding DUF1349 domain-containing protein — protein sequence MKEFTVKDLVWTRPPRQFTISDEEITITTHPQTDLWQKTYYHFVNDNAPVLQMETEEDYFTFTVKTDFAGSHTRFDQCGIVLYQDSENWLKCSIEYENDDFQHLGSVVTNHGFSDWATTEISSQVKSMWFRLSRRGADYCFENSEDGIHFKQMRVCHFHQGAGKIAFGLYACSPENSSFTARFTNMELSDCKWLPHDGQEPDEI from the coding sequence ATGAAAGAATTTACGGTCAAGGATTTAGTGTGGACCCGTCCACCGCGACAATTCACTATTTCAGATGAAGAAATTACCATTACCACCCACCCCCAGACGGATTTGTGGCAGAAGACCTATTACCATTTTGTGAATGACAATGCTCCTGTTTTGCAAATGGAAACGGAGGAGGACTATTTTACCTTTACTGTGAAGACGGATTTTGCGGGTAGTCATACTCGATTTGACCAGTGTGGAATTGTCCTTTATCAAGATTCGGAGAATTGGCTCAAGTGTTCGATAGAGTATGAAAATGATGACTTCCAACACTTGGGAAGTGTGGTGACCAATCACGGATTTTCTGACTGGGCAACTACTGAAATCAGTTCACAAGTCAAATCCATGTGGTTTAGGCTCAGTCGCAGGGGAGCTGATTACTGTTTTGAAAATTCCGAAGACGGTATTCATTTCAAACAAATGCGGGTTTGCCATTTTCATCAAGGGGCAGGGAAAATAGCTTTTGGGCTGTATGCCTGTTCACCAGAAAACTCCAGTTTTACAGCTCGCTTTACCAATATGGAATTGAGCGACTGCAAATGGCTGCCCCATGACGGACAAGAGCCAGATGAAATATAG
- a CDS encoding Rrf2 family transcriptional regulator, which yields MDTKFSVALHILTMISESKEILSSQALAESVGTNASYIRKVIALLKNAGLITSHQGRSGYQLSKSPKNISLLEIYLATQEVEHIRLFQIHQNANLTCPVGQHIEGAMVPIFSSVEQELENQLSRQSLDNVIDNLYQSAQETRI from the coding sequence ATGGATACAAAGTTTTCAGTAGCCCTTCATATATTGACCATGATCAGTGAGAGCAAGGAAATACTTAGCTCGCAAGCCTTGGCTGAGAGCGTTGGTACCAATGCCAGCTACATCCGCAAGGTGATTGCACTCTTGAAAAATGCAGGCTTAATCACTTCGCACCAAGGGCGATCAGGCTACCAATTGAGCAAGTCCCCTAAGAATATTAGCTTATTGGAAATCTACCTTGCGACGCAAGAAGTGGAGCATATTCGTCTATTTCAGATACACCAGAATGCCAATCTTACTTGTCCAGTTGGACAGCATATAGAAGGGGCAATGGTTCCCATCTTTTCCAGTGTTGAACAAGAACTGGAAAATCAACTCAGTCGTCAATCCTTAGATAATGTGATTGATAATCTCTATCAATCCGCACAAGAAACCCGAATCTGA
- a CDS encoding NADP-dependent oxidoreductase, whose product MKAAQHTSYNKNNITLNLTEIAKPQIKSNQVLVKVTAAGVNPLDNMISRGDVKLIVPYKLPQTAGNEVVGLVEEVGATVTNFAAGDRVFGRLPLDSIGAFAEYVTVDAQALAKVPAYLTDEEAAAVPLTALTIMQALDLMGAEAGKTIFISGGTGGVGGMAIPIAKAKGLTVITNGDGASAERVLSLGADQFIDYKTEDYTKTLSNVDYVLDTLGGAETEKQMSIMKKGGQLVSLRAMPNGEFAKRMNLPKWKQILFGLAGRSFDKMAKKYGVHYHFIFVESNGRQLQEVADIFSKLEIKPSIDTVYPFEEVNAALDKVANGRSRGKTVLSFN is encoded by the coding sequence ATGAAAGCAGCACAACACACATCTTATAACAAAAACAACATCACCCTTAACCTTACAGAAATTGCTAAGCCACAAATCAAGTCTAACCAGGTCCTTGTCAAAGTGACCGCAGCAGGCGTTAATCCATTGGACAACATGATTTCACGCGGAGATGTGAAATTGATTGTCCCTTACAAATTGCCACAAACAGCTGGAAATGAGGTAGTCGGCTTGGTTGAAGAAGTCGGTGCAACTGTAACCAACTTTGCAGCAGGTGACCGTGTTTTCGGTCGTCTTCCACTTGATAGTATCGGTGCTTTCGCTGAGTATGTAACGGTTGACGCTCAAGCTCTTGCTAAGGTTCCTGCCTACTTGACAGATGAAGAAGCGGCTGCTGTTCCTTTGACAGCCTTGACCATCATGCAGGCCCTTGATCTCATGGGTGCTGAGGCAGGCAAGACCATCTTCATCTCAGGTGGAACTGGTGGTGTCGGCGGTATGGCTATTCCGATTGCCAAAGCCAAGGGCTTGACCGTCATTACCAACGGTGATGGGGCAAGTGCAGAGCGGGTGTTGTCACTGGGTGCAGACCAGTTTATCGATTACAAGACAGAAGATTACACCAAAACCCTTAGCAATGTTGACTATGTCTTGGACACACTTGGTGGTGCAGAAACAGAAAAACAAATGTCAATCATGAAAAAAGGTGGACAGCTGGTTTCCCTTCGTGCCATGCCAAATGGTGAATTTGCCAAACGCATGAATTTGCCAAAATGGAAACAAATCTTGTTTGGGCTAGCTGGTCGTTCATTTGACAAAATGGCTAAGAAATACGGTGTTCACTACCATTTCATTTTCGTAGAGAGCAATGGTCGTCAGCTGCAAGAAGTAGCAGACATTTTCAGTAAGCTCGAAATCAAACCGTCTATCGATACAGTTTATCCATTTGAAGAAGTTAATGCAGCACTTGATAAGGTTGCCAACGGTCGTTCACGCGGAAAAACCGTCCTCAGTTTCAACTAA
- a CDS encoding alpha/beta fold hydrolase, which translates to MSYITTKNQYLTVSNNKIAYRELSKGKSDIPLVMLVHLAATLDNWDPKLLDLLAEKHHVIVLDLPGVGASQGKVAPTIPGRAQQAVSIIKALGHEKINLLGLSMGGFIAQEIVRLDSQLVNRLILAGTGPRGGFEVDKVTGKTFRYMLKAGLERVDPKRYIFYNHDEAGRLEAEKVLGRMGERSAAHADKDMNVPGFLTQLKAIKRWGREPQDDMTFITQPTLIVNGDKDMQVPTENSYTMHEKIKNSQLIIYPNAGHGSIFQNAEEFSKALLAFLEETNA; encoded by the coding sequence ATGTCATATATTACAACTAAAAACCAATACCTCACCGTTTCAAACAATAAAATCGCCTATCGTGAGCTTAGCAAGGGCAAGTCTGACATCCCTTTGGTCATGCTGGTTCACCTAGCCGCGACCTTGGACAACTGGGATCCCAAATTGCTGGATTTGCTAGCTGAAAAGCACCATGTGATTGTCCTAGACCTTCCTGGCGTAGGAGCTAGTCAAGGCAAGGTGGCTCCAACTATTCCAGGAAGGGCTCAGCAGGCTGTTTCCATTATCAAGGCTTTGGGTCATGAGAAAATCAATTTGCTAGGTCTGTCTATGGGTGGTTTCATTGCTCAAGAAATCGTTCGTCTGGATAGTCAGCTGGTCAACCGTTTGATTTTAGCAGGCACAGGTCCTCGTGGTGGTTTTGAAGTTGATAAGGTGACTGGAAAAACCTTCCGCTATATGCTGAAGGCTGGTTTGGAGCGTGTGGATCCAAAACGCTACATCTTCTACAATCATGATGAAGCAGGTCGTTTGGAGGCAGAAAAAGTCTTGGGTCGTATGGGGGAAAGAAGTGCTGCTCATGCAGACAAGGACATGAATGTTCCAGGATTTTTGACCCAGCTGAAAGCTATCAAACGCTGGGGAAGAGAGCCGCAAGATGACATGACCTTTATCACCCAACCAACACTTATCGTCAACGGTGATAAGGATATGCAAGTTCCGACAGAAAATTCTTACACCATGCATGAGAAGATTAAAAATAGCCAACTGATCATCTATCCAAATGCAGGTCACGGCTCGATCTTCCAAAATGCAGAAGAGTTCTCGAAAGCCTTACTAGCCTTTTTGGAGGAAACCAATGCCTAA
- a CDS encoding SDR family NAD(P)-dependent oxidoreductase, translating to MPKTILITGSTDGIGKHLAMKLASEGHEVILHGRNNEKLRVALSDIQLKTGNKKIHGYLADFSKLADVYRFSQEIKRDFEQIDVLLNNAGAYFGDARVATAENIEMTFMLSVQVPYILTTELLPLLEKAAGRVIHTSSFMHHFAQTRGLDFGLEQSYSAAMAYNNAKLYTIWLAIAQAEALEKQGSSVTVNAYHPGLIATNLGNDGVKRNLRSRILTSLMKPFSKDLDQGIETGCYLSLSPEVAGVSGRYFAEKRLAKVSLKGFDLAKSQALLAYLDKKIQVFKESYGD from the coding sequence ATGCCTAAAACTATTTTAATCACAGGATCGACAGACGGAATTGGCAAACACCTAGCCATGAAACTAGCTAGTGAAGGTCATGAAGTGATCTTGCACGGACGAAATAACGAAAAGCTCCGTGTAGCCCTCAGTGATATTCAACTAAAAACAGGAAATAAAAAGATTCACGGCTATCTTGCAGATTTTTCCAAGTTAGCAGATGTCTATCGTTTCAGCCAAGAGATTAAACGAGATTTTGAGCAGATTGATGTCTTGCTAAACAATGCGGGTGCTTACTTTGGAGATGCCCGCGTGGCAACGGCAGAAAATATCGAGATGACTTTTATGCTGTCTGTCCAAGTTCCGTATATCTTGACGACGGAGTTGCTGCCCTTGCTGGAAAAAGCAGCAGGCAGGGTCATTCATACCTCTTCCTTCATGCACCATTTTGCACAAACCAGAGGCTTGGATTTTGGTTTAGAGCAGAGCTATTCTGCAGCCATGGCTTACAATAATGCCAAGCTTTACACCATTTGGCTGGCAATAGCTCAGGCAGAGGCCTTAGAAAAGCAAGGTTCATCTGTGACCGTCAATGCCTACCATCCTGGCTTGATTGCGACAAATTTGGGCAATGATGGGGTCAAACGCAATCTGAGAAGTCGGATTCTCACCAGTCTGATGAAACCCTTTTCCAAAGATTTGGACCAAGGGATTGAAACGGGTTGCTACTTAAGCCTGTCACCAGAGGTGGCTGGAGTATCAGGTCGTTATTTTGCGGAGAAAAGGTTGGCTAAGGTCAGCTTGAAAGGATTTGATTTGGCAAAGAGCCAGGCCTTACTAGCCTATCTTGATAAGAAAATTCAAGTATTTAAGGAGAGCTACGGTGACTAA
- a CDS encoding NADH:flavin oxidoreductase/NADH oxidase family protein, which translates to MTKILLENLQLPNGQVLDNRFFKSAMSETLADSQGAPSDDLIALYDFWAKQGMGVLVTGNVMVDGRYLGEPGNVILDSDDHLAQFRKWASVGKKNGVPIWLQLNHPGKQMYRSINQTPIAPSAIPISGGSASAFRPPREMTVFDIKEARDKFIAAGLRAKAAGFTGVQLHAAHGYLINQFLSPADNQRTDRYGGSLDNRMRFLVEVYQGLREKVGPDFTIALKLNASDFKEEGFGFEDCKHVVKTMSDLDIDLIEISGGNYETPVFGSDYENGAGFVTYALALADLTSVPIVSTGGFRKVTQMEEAIKDGVSMIGLARPFVLRPSLVNDYRQVGDVQLTTPRLTTGLPKLDKALGPIIGVSYYEAQMKRLAKGKSVKISRNAWTYLLQTVKAHGLSALKPRRK; encoded by the coding sequence GTGACTAAGATTTTGTTAGAAAACCTCCAACTGCCCAATGGTCAGGTCTTAGATAATCGCTTTTTCAAATCCGCCATGAGCGAAACCCTGGCAGATAGTCAGGGAGCTCCTTCAGATGACCTGATTGCCTTATATGATTTTTGGGCCAAGCAGGGAATGGGTGTCCTAGTGACAGGTAATGTCATGGTGGACGGCCGCTACCTTGGTGAGCCAGGCAATGTGATCCTTGATTCAGACGATCATCTGGCTCAATTTCGGAAATGGGCATCCGTTGGGAAAAAGAACGGTGTGCCTATCTGGCTCCAGCTCAATCACCCTGGCAAACAGATGTATCGGTCAATCAATCAAACTCCGATTGCACCCAGTGCCATTCCGATTTCTGGAGGCTCAGCTTCGGCCTTTCGTCCACCGAGAGAAATGACCGTGTTTGACATCAAAGAAGCTAGAGATAAATTTATTGCAGCAGGCCTTCGGGCAAAAGCAGCAGGATTTACAGGTGTACAGTTACACGCTGCACATGGATACTTGATCAATCAATTCCTCTCGCCAGCAGATAATCAGCGGACGGACCGCTATGGTGGCAGTCTAGACAATCGCATGCGATTTTTGGTGGAAGTCTATCAAGGTCTGCGTGAAAAAGTGGGACCAGATTTTACCATCGCCTTGAAATTGAATGCTTCCGATTTTAAGGAAGAGGGCTTTGGTTTTGAAGATTGTAAGCATGTGGTGAAAACCATGTCTGACTTGGATATTGACCTGATTGAAATTTCAGGTGGTAATTATGAGACACCTGTTTTTGGTAGTGACTATGAGAATGGTGCTGGATTTGTCACCTATGCCCTTGCCTTAGCGGATTTGACTTCTGTTCCTATTGTTTCAACAGGCGGTTTCCGAAAAGTCACCCAGATGGAGGAAGCTATCAAGGATGGTGTGTCCATGATTGGTCTTGCCAGACCCTTTGTCCTTCGTCCAAGTCTTGTCAATGATTACCGTCAAGTCGGTGATGTGCAACTGACAACGCCTCGCCTGACAACAGGTCTTCCAAAACTGGATAAGGCCCTTGGTCCCATAATCGGTGTCAGTTATTACGAGGCCCAGATGAAACGCTTGGCCAAGGGAAAATCTGTCAAAATCAGTCGAAATGCCTGGACTTATCTTCTTCAGACCGTCAAGGCACACGGTCTGTCAGCCTTGAAACCGAGGAGGAAGTAG
- a CDS encoding TetR/AcrR family transcriptional regulator, which produces MNHDLRYIKTEHNLRSAMLQLLEEKEYQKIAVTDICKLANCSRNAFYQHYEGKENLYQAIVTDIVIAIEESCRPVVESLSELNFEAEKLYLSNILTAVEDNRRVITQLLKLPQEDFSKQLQTMMISALTQNFGNWEKQCRLDYIHYFAGGITSFISYWLTQTSYDLDQAVEALVAVTLGHGKAAEKREW; this is translated from the coding sequence ATGAATCACGATTTACGCTATATCAAGACCGAACACAATTTACGCTCTGCTATGTTACAACTCCTAGAGGAAAAGGAATATCAAAAAATCGCTGTCACGGACATTTGCAAACTGGCTAACTGCTCACGCAATGCCTTTTACCAGCACTACGAAGGGAAAGAAAACCTCTATCAAGCCATCGTCACAGATATCGTCATTGCCATTGAGGAGAGTTGCCGACCGGTCGTAGAGAGCTTGTCCGAACTGAATTTTGAGGCGGAGAAACTTTATCTCAGTAATATTCTAACCGCTGTGGAGGACAATCGGAGGGTGATCACTCAGCTTTTGAAATTACCGCAGGAGGATTTTTCCAAACAGCTCCAGACCATGATGATTTCCGCTCTGACGCAGAACTTCGGCAACTGGGAAAAGCAGTGTCGCTTAGACTACATCCACTATTTCGCTGGAGGAATCACCAGCTTTATCTCCTACTGGCTGACCCAGACTAGCTATGACTTGGACCAGGCAGTCGAAGCCTTAGTGGCTGTAACGCTTGGGCATGGGAAGGCGGCTGAAAAAAGGGAATGGTAA
- a CDS encoding nitronate monooxygenase produces MTNRITEILGIEKPIIQGPLAWLTNGRYAGAVSAAGGLGVLGVSAGQSTAATTIEETVENMRREIRIARELTDKPIGLNVFPGDPATDPYTQPMLDLMVEEKVPVVVMVGQFSAEWVSRFHEKGIKVVFRAETPTVENTEEAIQGGADIIVATGFDEGGTVPHKVVGTFSIVPMIVDAAKGRVPVMAAGGIADARTARAAFALGAEGLFVGTAFMMSEESILAQNIKEQAL; encoded by the coding sequence ATGACAAACCGTATCACAGAAATTTTAGGTATTGAAAAACCAATCATCCAAGGACCGCTGGCTTGGTTGACCAATGGTCGCTATGCTGGTGCGGTCAGTGCTGCTGGAGGACTTGGAGTATTGGGTGTCAGTGCTGGCCAGTCTACCGCAGCAACCACTATTGAAGAAACTGTCGAAAACATGCGCCGTGAAATTCGTATCGCTCGTGAGTTGACCGACAAACCGATTGGATTAAATGTTTTCCCCGGAGATCCAGCAACAGATCCCTACACGCAACCTATGTTGGATCTCATGGTAGAAGAAAAGGTTCCAGTCGTCGTCATGGTTGGTCAATTTTCTGCTGAATGGGTGTCAAGATTTCATGAAAAAGGGATCAAGGTCGTTTTTCGTGCAGAAACTCCGACTGTTGAAAATACGGAAGAAGCCATTCAAGGTGGGGCAGATATTATCGTGGCGACTGGCTTTGACGAAGGTGGAACCGTTCCTCATAAGGTTGTGGGTACCTTTTCTATTGTCCCTATGATTGTGGATGCGGCAAAAGGTCGTGTGCCTGTCATGGCGGCTGGCGGGATTGCGGATGCTCGTACGGCACGGGCCGCTTTCGCACTCGGAGCAGAAGGACTCTTTGTCGGAACAGCCTTCATGATGAGTGAGGAGTCAATCTTAGCACAAAATATCAAAGAACAGGCTCTCTAG
- a CDS encoding dioxygenase: protein MLLYRTVPAYYRSLPGEIPNKLLEMSQAGASEEEIYEVQRGYLGLRDGMLFGDLSKGFASFGLGISMIDKIEPVAVIMDKLMSGIEDLV from the coding sequence TTGCTTCTTTACCGCACAGTCCCAGCCTACTACCGTTCATTGCCAGGAGAAATTCCAAACAAACTCTTGGAAATGAGCCAGGCTGGTGCCAGCGAAGAAGAAATTTACGAGGTCCAGCGAGGTTATCTTGGCTTGCGTGACGGTATGCTTTTCGGTGATTTGAGCAAGGGCTTCGCCTCCTTTGGTCTGGGAATTTCTATGATTGACAAGATCGAGCCTGTGGCGGTTATCATGGACAAATTGATGAGTGGAATTGAGGACTTAGTGTAA